A genome region from Phycisphaeraceae bacterium includes the following:
- the dtd gene encoding D-tyrosyl-tRNA(Tyr) deacylase → MIAVVQRVRRAEVRLREDGALLGRIGPGLCVLLCAEQGDAASDAAWMVRRLAGLRIFRDGEGRMNLDCRQFGGGMLIVSQFTLAADTSRGHRPSFLGAAPPAEGETLVNQVIDGLRREGFEVETGRFGAEMELELINDGPVTIPLRSPAAVSDRSTPS, encoded by the coding sequence ATGATCGCCGTTGTTCAGCGTGTGCGCCGCGCGGAGGTCCGGCTGCGCGAAGATGGCGCCCTTCTCGGTCGAATCGGCCCCGGCCTTTGTGTGCTGCTCTGCGCTGAACAGGGAGATGCCGCGAGCGACGCGGCGTGGATGGTCCGTCGCCTCGCCGGACTGCGAATCTTCCGCGATGGCGAAGGGCGCATGAACCTCGACTGCCGCCAGTTTGGCGGAGGCATGCTGATCGTGAGCCAGTTCACGCTTGCCGCCGACACGAGCCGCGGACACAGGCCGAGCTTTCTCGGTGCGGCGCCCCCTGCCGAGGGGGAAACGCTTGTGAATCAGGTCATTGACGGACTTCGCCGGGAGGGCTTCGAAGTCGAGACCGGTCGATTCGGCGCCGAGATGGAACTCGAACTCATCAATGACGGCCCGGTCACGATTCCCCTGCGATCGCCAGCGGCGGTGTCCGATCGCTCGACGCCGAGCTGA
- the amrB gene encoding AmmeMemoRadiSam system protein B, which produces MADTAPLPEHIERPEIRTFQRMPVERDGQVFVGLRDPSMIAQQMIVLPMQILPVVEHFNGQFSLDEISARLGVPIVPLRDLASKLDEIGMLWGPTFSTIESALRRRCAEAGCFPGAITRMWGEDADACRTAIGALLDAAEDPELGGGVIGVMAPHLDPERGGEIYAAAYRAWVGAPSPARVIVLGTNHFGQGDGVVMSRLGFDTPFGVAQPDAALVDGLVAKLGERLLKDEMDHVGEHSVQLHLPWVQHLFGGVPVTTALVPDPNAPMVADDGARVSFAEFRSALAEVVALLPGRTLVVASCDLSHVGPGFGDEKPVDELQQDEVERHDREMLAVFERGDGDAFIRAIAESQNSTRWCSVGAMSAAIAACPGATMELIDYRQSIDPKRIALVSCAALAWVGVDA; this is translated from the coding sequence ATGGCCGACACCGCCCCACTCCCCGAACATATCGAGCGACCCGAGATCCGGACCTTCCAGCGCATGCCGGTTGAACGGGATGGACAGGTCTTCGTTGGATTGCGCGATCCCAGCATGATTGCTCAGCAGATGATCGTGCTGCCCATGCAGATTCTGCCGGTGGTTGAGCACTTCAACGGTCAGTTCTCGCTCGATGAGATCTCGGCGCGACTGGGGGTTCCCATCGTGCCGCTTCGGGACCTCGCGTCAAAGCTTGATGAGATCGGAATGCTGTGGGGGCCAACCTTTTCGACCATCGAGAGCGCGTTGCGCCGCCGTTGCGCTGAGGCGGGCTGTTTTCCCGGTGCGATCACTCGCATGTGGGGTGAGGACGCCGATGCGTGCCGAACGGCGATCGGTGCCCTTCTCGATGCGGCGGAGGATCCCGAACTCGGCGGTGGAGTGATCGGAGTCATGGCGCCGCACCTTGATCCCGAACGAGGCGGTGAGATCTACGCCGCGGCCTATCGAGCGTGGGTCGGTGCGCCTTCGCCGGCGCGAGTGATCGTGCTCGGAACCAATCACTTCGGCCAGGGCGACGGCGTGGTCATGAGCCGCCTCGGCTTCGACACACCGTTCGGCGTGGCGCAACCTGATGCGGCGCTGGTTGACGGACTGGTTGCCAAGCTCGGTGAGCGATTGCTCAAGGACGAGATGGATCATGTCGGTGAGCACTCGGTGCAGCTCCATCTTCCATGGGTTCAGCATCTCTTCGGCGGTGTGCCGGTGACGACCGCGCTCGTGCCCGATCCGAATGCGCCGATGGTGGCCGACGACGGCGCGCGCGTGAGCTTTGCGGAGTTTCGATCAGCGCTCGCGGAGGTGGTGGCGTTGCTGCCTGGACGAACGCTCGTTGTGGCCTCGTGTGATCTGAGCCATGTCGGACCCGGCTTCGGCGATGAGAAGCCCGTTGATGAACTTCAGCAGGATGAAGTCGAGCGACACGACCGAGAGATGCTCGCGGTCTTCGAGCGGGGTGACGGCGATGCCTTCATCCGGGCGATCGCCGAGAGCCAGAATTCCACGCGATGGTGCAGCGTCGGTGCGATGAGCGCCGCGATCGCGGCCTGTCCCGGCGCGACCATGGAGCTCATCGATTATCGACAGTCGATCGACCCGAAGCGGATTGCGCTCGTCTCCTGCGCCGCGCTCGCCTGGGTCGGCGTCGACGCATGA
- a CDS encoding ankyrin repeat domain-containing protein: MSPTTTLRTVIVPSMAVLLLGGTLMAQQGAPAGDRKPGARPDDGARSLSPSGPSAPRQAPTRGDMSPTQTQPGAANVARDVTVGDDLDTAAVLRFEPAELDLGELAPDRSKSGMVKIVNISDQPVTITRAIASCGCTTPVWPRDPIPPGGSGEMEITLKAGAKAGVTLVKNVTLQLDGGHAPVRYVLRGTVPEYVRIAPDIVEAPGSSERPVSNIITLTSVDGTPFRVTSVTPPIIMTEDARSASGTAALEHTLRIDWDKWTEAGRPFRAQFATDHPKASSLAAMIRRPIDRSMAAQDPDSPLFTGNRPPTAPAAQRPAPAGVVFAAQRGDRAEVERRLAAGDDPNAHDPQSLRTALHWAARNNNVELIDVLLENGADVRVVERMGRQALALAAESGSVDAMNRLIAAKADVNARDEYGGSPVLWASGLGSPEAVQLLIDAGADPNIQDSNGMTPLMWAATLGNPRSVAVLASTPGIRLDSVDVISAETALMRAARNGKAESVKILIDHGAKVDAKNQQGMTPFLFACATGNLDSVKAVLEGKPDIAVTDPRGRNALDFASARTETEGKRIAEFLSSELKLKPSGTVAASPASGDAAKGS; this comes from the coding sequence ATGAGTCCCACCACCACCCTTCGAACCGTGATCGTGCCATCCATGGCGGTCCTTCTTCTCGGCGGCACGCTGATGGCCCAGCAGGGCGCGCCGGCCGGTGATCGCAAGCCCGGTGCCCGCCCCGACGATGGTGCCCGCTCACTGTCGCCGTCGGGTCCTTCGGCCCCGCGACAGGCGCCCACGCGAGGCGACATGTCGCCCACCCAGACCCAGCCCGGCGCGGCGAATGTCGCCCGCGATGTCACGGTTGGCGATGATCTCGATACCGCGGCGGTGCTTCGCTTCGAGCCTGCGGAACTCGATCTTGGTGAACTCGCGCCCGATCGATCGAAGTCCGGCATGGTGAAGATCGTCAACATCAGCGACCAGCCGGTGACCATCACGCGGGCCATCGCAAGCTGCGGCTGCACGACCCCGGTGTGGCCTCGCGATCCGATTCCGCCAGGCGGCAGTGGCGAAATGGAGATCACGCTGAAGGCCGGTGCCAAGGCGGGCGTGACGCTCGTCAAGAATGTCACCTTGCAACTCGATGGCGGCCACGCTCCGGTGCGCTATGTCCTCCGCGGCACGGTGCCCGAGTATGTCCGCATTGCCCCTGACATCGTGGAAGCCCCCGGCAGCTCCGAGCGACCGGTCTCGAACATCATCACGCTCACCTCGGTTGACGGAACCCCGTTCCGCGTCACCTCGGTGACCCCTCCCATCATCATGACCGAGGATGCCCGGTCCGCCTCCGGAACCGCGGCGCTCGAGCACACGCTTCGAATCGACTGGGACAAGTGGACCGAAGCAGGTCGTCCGTTCCGCGCCCAGTTTGCGACCGATCATCCGAAGGCTTCGTCACTGGCCGCGATGATTCGACGACCGATCGACCGCAGCATGGCGGCACAGGATCCTGACTCGCCGCTCTTCACTGGCAATCGTCCTCCGACGGCACCTGCGGCCCAGCGCCCCGCGCCGGCTGGAGTCGTCTTCGCCGCTCAGCGCGGCGATCGAGCCGAGGTCGAGCGTCGCCTGGCGGCTGGTGATGATCCAAACGCGCATGATCCGCAGAGCCTGCGCACCGCGCTGCACTGGGCTGCCCGAAACAACAATGTGGAGCTCATCGATGTGCTCCTTGAGAACGGCGCGGATGTTCGCGTCGTGGAGCGCATGGGCCGTCAGGCGCTCGCTCTTGCGGCCGAAAGCGGTTCGGTCGATGCCATGAACCGGCTGATCGCTGCGAAGGCAGATGTCAACGCCCGTGATGAGTACGGCGGATCACCGGTGCTCTGGGCATCAGGTCTCGGTTCTCCCGAGGCGGTGCAACTGCTGATCGACGCCGGCGCGGATCCGAACATCCAGGACTCCAATGGCATGACCCCGCTCATGTGGGCCGCCACGCTCGGCAATCCGCGGAGCGTTGCGGTGCTTGCATCGACCCCGGGCATCAGGCTCGATTCCGTCGATGTGATCTCGGCGGAGACGGCCCTCATGCGCGCGGCTCGCAACGGCAAGGCGGAGTCGGTGAAGATTCTCATCGACCACGGCGCCAAGGTTGACGCCAAGAACCAGCAGGGCATGACCCCATTCCTCTTCGCCTGTGCGACCGGCAACCTCGATTCCGTGAAGGCCGTGCTTGAGGGCAAGCCGGACATCGCCGTGACCGATCCTCGCGGACGAAACGCCCTTGACTTCGCGTCGGCCCGCACCGAGACCGAAGGCAAGCGCATCGCCGAGTTCCTCTCCTCCGAACTCAAGCTCAAGCCCTCCGGCACCGTGGCGGCATCCCCAGCCAGCGGTGACGCAGCCAAGGGAAGTTGA
- a CDS encoding carboxypeptidase M32, whose amino-acid sequence MPATTTAPSATTPASLGKLCDLVRQGKLLESSAAILGWDQETMMPPEGVEHRSRQLAQLAKLAHGMLTDPKIGELLAKADTECASHDPLSRERVNLREIRRDYERSVKLPADLVEELAEVSSKAQHEWAEARRDSDFARFRPWLEKIVKLNRRKAECFGWDRTSGEPWDALSDSFEPGCTARMVEGVFTPLRKRLVALLDRVDGASKRPSNAFNDHELPIEAQERFSRMIAGRIGFDFNRGRLDRSTHPFCGGSHCRDVRMTSRYAPRCVLDGLGSTMHESGHGMYEQGLLPEWIGLPMGEAVSLSVHESQSRLWENQVGRSQAFWRWCHGTLPEFFGSACDRFSPEEIYGAANLVERGLIRVDADEATYNLHVIVRFTIERRLLDESLPVADLPQAWNELYRDIVGVKVPDDRRGCLQDVHWSMGAIGYFPTYTLGTLYAAQFFDAARRDLPGLEEGFARGEFAPLLAWLRTHIHSQGRRYLPEDLCKAVTGATLSADPFMRYLEGKLAPLYGL is encoded by the coding sequence ATGCCAGCAACCACAACCGCACCGTCCGCCACGACACCAGCCTCGCTCGGCAAGCTCTGTGACCTTGTTCGACAAGGCAAGCTCCTCGAAAGCAGCGCCGCCATTCTCGGCTGGGACCAGGAGACCATGATGCCTCCCGAGGGGGTCGAGCATCGCAGCCGCCAACTGGCCCAGTTGGCCAAGCTCGCGCATGGCATGCTGACTGACCCGAAGATCGGCGAGCTTCTCGCGAAGGCTGACACGGAGTGCGCCTCCCATGACCCGCTCTCACGCGAGCGGGTGAATCTGCGGGAGATCCGCAGGGACTATGAGCGATCCGTGAAGCTTCCCGCAGATCTCGTGGAAGAGCTCGCCGAAGTGTCGAGCAAGGCGCAGCATGAGTGGGCCGAGGCGCGGCGTGACTCCGACTTCGCTCGCTTCCGCCCCTGGCTCGAGAAGATCGTGAAGCTCAATCGCCGAAAGGCCGAATGCTTCGGATGGGATCGAACTTCGGGCGAGCCGTGGGACGCGCTCTCCGACAGCTTCGAGCCCGGTTGCACCGCCCGCATGGTCGAAGGGGTTTTCACACCACTGCGCAAGCGACTGGTCGCGCTGCTTGACCGTGTCGACGGCGCCTCCAAGCGGCCATCCAACGCGTTCAACGATCACGAGCTTCCCATTGAGGCCCAGGAGCGCTTCTCACGCATGATCGCCGGGCGCATCGGCTTTGACTTCAATCGAGGGCGCCTCGATCGAAGCACCCATCCCTTCTGCGGTGGAAGTCACTGCCGCGATGTCCGCATGACCTCGCGCTATGCGCCGCGTTGCGTGCTCGACGGGCTTGGAAGCACCATGCACGAGTCGGGCCACGGCATGTATGAACAGGGGCTTCTGCCCGAGTGGATCGGCCTTCCCATGGGCGAGGCGGTGTCGCTCTCGGTGCATGAGAGTCAGAGCCGCCTCTGGGAGAACCAGGTCGGGCGCTCGCAGGCATTCTGGCGCTGGTGCCATGGAACGCTGCCTGAGTTCTTCGGGTCGGCGTGCGACCGCTTCTCGCCGGAGGAGATCTATGGAGCTGCGAATCTCGTCGAACGAGGACTCATCCGAGTCGATGCCGACGAGGCGACCTACAACCTCCATGTGATCGTTCGCTTCACCATCGAGCGTCGCCTGCTTGATGAGTCGCTGCCGGTCGCTGATCTGCCCCAGGCGTGGAATGAGCTCTACCGTGACATCGTTGGGGTGAAGGTGCCGGACGATCGGCGCGGTTGCCTCCAGGATGTGCACTGGAGCATGGGAGCGATCGGCTATTTCCCGACCTACACGCTGGGCACGCTCTACGCCGCCCAGTTCTTCGATGCAGCGCGACGCGACCTGCCCGGCCTCGAAGAAGGCTTTGCCCGCGGCGAGTTCGCCCCGCTCCTGGCGTGGCTTCGCACGCACATTCACTCGCAGGGACGCCGATATCTGCCTGAGGACCTCTGCAAGGCCGTGACCGGCGCTACACTCTCCGCCGATCCGTTCATGCGCTACCTCGAAGGGAAGCTCGCACCGCTCTACGGTCTCTGA
- the typA gene encoding translational GTPase TypA → MLMELRNVAIIAHVDHGKTTLVDAMLQQSGVVNDGGATDCVLDSNPLERERGITILAKNCAVNYTIRHGPRRGASLRVNVIDTPGHADFGGEVERVLRMADGCLLLVCALEGPMPQTRFVLGKALELGLRPIVVVNKCDRPDARVQEVVNEVFDLLVDLGADDVALDFPILYASGRGGWAARDADRRDHGVDELFETILERVPPPKRPVDEPLQMLVTNLDYSDYVGRIAIGRVYAGVLRSGQPVAICRDDGRVTRGRVLKVDRFEGLGRRGVEAIEAGDLCAVEGLPDIEIGDTIADVERPIPMPRVRVDEPTLHMVFRINDGPFGGREGKFVTSRQIGERLERELRSNVALRVSPGDGADEFRVSGRGLLHLGVLLETMRREGYELTVGKPEVIEREIDGVKCEPWERLTLDTDQASMGGALELLGGRGAEVLKIETRGTRFHVEAEIPARGLIGFRTRLLNATGGEAVMHHSFVGYRPFTGQIKKRQNGVMIANEGGSATTYALLQLSERAVMFVRPGDPVYEGMVVGENSRDNDLVVNAVRPKPFSNVRESSKEATVVLKAPRLMSLEIALEYIEDDELVEVTPVAIRVRKKLLKETDRRRVERAARDREAANARS, encoded by the coding sequence CTGCTCATGGAACTTCGGAATGTTGCCATCATCGCCCATGTCGACCACGGCAAGACCACGCTGGTCGACGCCATGCTCCAGCAATCGGGAGTGGTCAACGATGGCGGCGCCACCGATTGCGTGCTCGACTCGAATCCTCTCGAGCGTGAGCGGGGGATCACCATCCTCGCGAAGAACTGCGCGGTCAACTACACGATCCGCCATGGCCCGCGGCGCGGCGCCTCGCTGCGCGTCAATGTGATCGACACCCCGGGCCACGCCGACTTCGGCGGCGAAGTGGAGCGGGTGCTCCGCATGGCCGACGGGTGCCTGCTGCTCGTCTGCGCCCTCGAAGGCCCAATGCCGCAGACGCGCTTCGTGCTCGGCAAGGCGCTCGAACTCGGGTTGCGTCCGATCGTGGTCGTGAACAAGTGCGACCGTCCCGACGCCCGCGTGCAGGAGGTCGTGAACGAAGTCTTCGACCTCCTGGTCGATCTCGGCGCCGATGATGTTGCCCTTGACTTTCCAATCCTCTACGCGAGCGGCCGCGGAGGATGGGCGGCGCGCGACGCCGATCGGCGCGATCACGGCGTGGACGAACTCTTCGAGACGATCCTCGAGCGCGTCCCTCCGCCGAAGCGCCCGGTCGATGAGCCGCTTCAGATGCTCGTGACGAACCTCGACTACAGCGACTATGTCGGGCGCATTGCGATCGGCCGTGTCTACGCGGGGGTGCTCCGCTCTGGTCAGCCCGTCGCCATCTGTCGCGATGACGGTCGCGTGACCCGCGGCCGCGTCCTGAAGGTCGATCGCTTCGAAGGGCTCGGCCGCCGTGGCGTTGAGGCGATCGAGGCAGGGGACCTCTGTGCCGTCGAAGGCCTTCCCGACATTGAGATCGGCGACACCATTGCGGATGTCGAGCGACCGATCCCCATGCCTCGCGTGCGTGTCGACGAACCGACGCTGCACATGGTCTTCCGCATCAACGACGGTCCCTTCGGCGGGCGCGAGGGGAAGTTCGTCACGAGCCGCCAAATCGGCGAGCGCCTCGAGCGCGAATTGCGCTCGAATGTGGCGCTCCGCGTCTCCCCGGGCGACGGCGCTGACGAGTTCCGCGTCTCGGGGCGAGGCTTGCTTCACCTCGGCGTGCTGCTTGAGACTATGCGGCGAGAAGGATATGAACTCACCGTCGGAAAGCCGGAGGTGATCGAGCGCGAAATCGACGGCGTGAAGTGTGAACCGTGGGAGCGATTGACGCTCGACACCGATCAAGCCTCGATGGGTGGCGCGCTCGAACTCCTGGGCGGTCGCGGCGCGGAAGTTCTCAAGATCGAAACCCGCGGCACGCGTTTCCATGTCGAGGCGGAGATTCCCGCTCGCGGACTCATCGGCTTCCGAACACGGCTTCTCAACGCCACCGGCGGCGAAGCCGTCATGCACCACAGCTTCGTCGGCTACCGCCCCTTCACCGGGCAGATCAAGAAGCGACAGAACGGTGTCATGATCGCCAACGAAGGGGGATCGGCCACCACCTATGCGCTGCTGCAGCTCTCCGAGCGGGCGGTGATGTTCGTGCGCCCCGGCGACCCGGTCTACGAGGGCATGGTGGTGGGGGAGAACAGCCGCGACAACGACCTGGTCGTGAACGCCGTGAGGCCGAAGCCATTCTCCAATGTCCGTGAGTCGAGCAAGGAGGCGACCGTGGTCCTGAAGGCCCCGAGACTCATGTCGCTCGAGATTGCACTTGAGTACATCGAGGATGACGAGTTGGTCGAGGTGACACCCGTGGCCATCCGGGTGCGGAAGAAGCTGCTCAAGGAGACCGATCGCCGCCGGGTGGAGCGCGCCGCGCGCGATCGAGAGGCAGCCAATGCGCGCTCGTGA
- a CDS encoding serine acetyltransferase: MSQRPPPSRDDQRLRRLGELQEGLSSSGVLAFDPATFFDAVRAVLFPQFRGGRRLVSAHLRLVHARAEEMAAAINDDSRAEWTDALIDALPEIAAGLYEDARFTLTQDPAAASLDEVIIAYPGFAAITTYRLAHFLHLHQVPLLPRALTEHAHARTGIDIHPGAEIGVPFCIDHGTGVVIGETAVIGRRVVIYQGVTLGAVSVRKSAADTKRHPTIEDDVVIYASATVLGGRTVIGRGSIIGGNTWVTRSVPAGSYVVRRSDVPAIKEASDEYVI; encoded by the coding sequence ATGAGCCAGCGACCGCCTCCTTCGCGTGACGATCAGCGCCTGCGACGCCTGGGCGAGCTTCAGGAAGGGCTCTCTTCGAGCGGTGTGCTCGCCTTTGATCCGGCGACCTTCTTCGATGCCGTTCGAGCCGTCCTCTTCCCGCAGTTTCGCGGAGGACGACGCCTCGTCTCAGCCCACCTCAGGCTGGTGCATGCCCGAGCCGAGGAGATGGCGGCGGCGATCAACGACGACAGCCGCGCCGAGTGGACTGACGCATTGATCGACGCGCTCCCCGAGATCGCCGCCGGCCTCTACGAGGATGCCCGCTTCACCCTGACCCAGGATCCGGCGGCGGCGAGTCTTGACGAAGTGATCATCGCCTACCCCGGATTCGCAGCGATCACGACCTATCGTCTGGCGCACTTCCTCCACTTGCATCAGGTTCCGCTGCTTCCGCGGGCTCTCACCGAGCATGCCCACGCGCGCACTGGCATCGATATTCACCCCGGCGCGGAGATCGGCGTGCCGTTCTGCATCGATCACGGCACGGGTGTGGTGATCGGCGAGACGGCTGTCATTGGACGCCGCGTGGTCATCTATCAGGGCGTGACGCTCGGCGCCGTCAGCGTCCGCAAGAGCGCCGCCGACACGAAGCGCCATCCCACCATCGAGGACGATGTGGTCATCTACGCGAGCGCGACGGTGCTCGGCGGCCGGACCGTCATCGGGCGGGGGAGCATCATCGGCGGCAACACATGGGTCACCCGGAGCGTTCCGGCGGGTTCCTATGTGGTCCGACGCTCGGATGTGCCGGCGATCAAGGAAGCCAGCGACGAGTATGTGATCTGA
- the cysK gene encoding cysteine synthase A has protein sequence MRVSDILGTIGRTPHVRVNRLFGSAEVWLKLERANPGASIKDRIALGMIEDAEAKGLLRPGVTIVEPTSGNTGVGLAMVAAVRGYRLILVMPESMSLERRTIMRAHGAELVLTPREQGMKGAIARARELLSERDPAWMPMQFDNPANVEIHRRTTVAEIIEDFPEGLDAIITGVGTGGHITACGQLLKPRWPSLKVIAVEPTKSPVLSGGSHTPHAIQGIGAGFVPSILDRSSLDGIIQVSDDDAKAMARRAAREEGILMGISSGATLAAIEQALPTLPAGSRVLGFCYDTGERYLSVDGLFPNA, from the coding sequence GTGCGAGTCTCAGACATTCTTGGAACGATCGGGCGAACGCCCCATGTCCGGGTGAACCGCCTCTTTGGAAGCGCGGAGGTCTGGCTCAAGCTCGAGCGCGCCAATCCAGGCGCCTCAATCAAGGATCGAATCGCCCTCGGCATGATCGAGGATGCGGAGGCGAAAGGCCTGCTCAGGCCCGGTGTCACGATCGTCGAGCCGACCTCGGGCAACACCGGCGTGGGGCTCGCGATGGTCGCGGCGGTGCGCGGCTATCGACTGATCCTCGTCATGCCTGAGTCGATGAGCCTCGAGCGCCGCACGATCATGCGGGCGCATGGTGCCGAGCTCGTCCTGACTCCGCGCGAACAGGGCATGAAGGGCGCCATCGCTCGGGCGCGAGAGCTCCTCTCGGAGCGCGACCCCGCCTGGATGCCGATGCAGTTTGACAACCCTGCGAATGTCGAGATCCACCGGCGCACGACGGTCGCCGAGATCATCGAAGACTTTCCCGAGGGCCTCGATGCGATCATCACCGGCGTCGGCACGGGGGGGCACATCACCGCGTGCGGCCAGCTCCTCAAGCCGCGCTGGCCATCACTCAAGGTCATCGCGGTCGAGCCGACGAAAAGCCCCGTCCTGAGTGGAGGATCGCACACACCGCACGCCATTCAGGGGATCGGCGCCGGCTTCGTCCCTTCGATCCTCGATCGATCGTCCCTCGACGGAATCATCCAGGTGAGTGACGACGACGCCAAGGCGATGGCCCGGCGCGCCGCGCGTGAAGAGGGAATCCTGATGGGCATCTCGAGCGGCGCGACGCTTGCGGCCATCGAACAGGCGCTACCGACGCTGCCAGCGGGCAGCAGGGTGCTCGGCTTCTGCTACGACACGGGTGAGCGATATCTCTCGGTCGACGGCCTCTTTCCTAATGCCTGA
- a CDS encoding aspartate kinase — translation MATLVMKFGGTSVADPDLIRRCALRLAAASAEGHRVVAVVSAMGHSTDHLIDLAEKVSPAPRRRELDALMATGEQVSCALVAMALAELGIEGVSLTGAQVGIHTDDSHGRARVLRIERHRLEHELAHGRLPIVAGFQGIRSNGDITTLGRGGSDTTAVALAAALDVSRDGGCCEIYTDVDGVYTADPRIVPQAVKLARISYEEMLELAALGAGVMHARAVIFGEKFGVPIHVRHSQKPDAGTIISEETPDMEEITVIGAALKPDLGRVTLRGLPAVVGLQGRLFEAIAKRGILVDDIVQTESQDAMTISVTVEHGDLAETKTVAGQFITELGRGDLSVEVGLAKVSAVGTGMKSHSGVASRMFRALGDAGIPIQNITTSEIKISCIVPREHGEHGLRVIHQAFELEKGDRSRAVDQPDRAAAQ, via the coding sequence ATGGCCACCCTGGTGATGAAGTTCGGAGGGACCTCCGTCGCCGACCCGGATCTCATTCGGCGTTGCGCGCTGCGACTGGCTGCCGCGAGCGCCGAAGGGCACCGTGTCGTGGCCGTCGTCAGCGCCATGGGCCACTCGACGGACCATCTCATCGACCTCGCGGAGAAGGTCTCACCGGCGCCGAGGCGTCGCGAACTCGACGCCCTGATGGCGACCGGTGAGCAGGTCTCCTGTGCGCTCGTGGCGATGGCACTCGCCGAGCTCGGCATCGAGGGGGTGAGCCTCACCGGCGCCCAGGTGGGAATTCACACCGACGACTCCCATGGGCGCGCTCGCGTCCTGAGAATCGAACGCCATCGCCTCGAGCATGAGCTCGCGCATGGCCGGCTGCCGATCGTTGCAGGCTTCCAGGGAATTCGGTCCAACGGCGACATCACGACGCTCGGCCGTGGCGGGAGTGATACGACCGCGGTCGCGCTCGCCGCAGCACTCGATGTCTCGCGCGACGGCGGCTGCTGCGAGATCTACACCGATGTCGACGGCGTCTACACGGCGGACCCGCGCATCGTGCCGCAGGCCGTCAAGCTCGCCCGCATCAGCTACGAGGAGATGCTCGAACTCGCCGCGCTCGGCGCCGGCGTCATGCATGCCCGCGCCGTCATCTTCGGTGAGAAGTTCGGCGTTCCCATCCATGTCCGACACAGCCAGAAGCCCGACGCGGGAACGATCATTTCAGAGGAGACACCCGACATGGAGGAGATCACCGTCATCGGTGCGGCCCTCAAGCCCGATCTCGGCCGCGTAACTCTGCGTGGATTGCCGGCGGTGGTCGGCCTCCAGGGCCGGCTCTTCGAGGCGATCGCGAAGCGCGGCATCCTGGTCGATGACATCGTGCAGACCGAGAGTCAGGATGCGATGACCATCTCGGTCACCGTCGAACATGGCGACCTCGCCGAAACGAAGACCGTCGCCGGGCAGTTCATCACCGAGCTCGGTCGAGGCGATCTCTCGGTCGAGGTCGGACTGGCGAAGGTCTCCGCCGTCGGCACCGGGATGAAGAGTCACTCCGGAGTCGCGAGTCGCATGTTCCGAGCCCTCGGCGACGCGGGCATTCCCATCCAGAACATCACGACCAGCGAGATCAAGATCTCCTGCATTGTTCCGCGGGAGCACGGGGAGCATGGTCTTCGCGTGATTCACCAGGCCTTCGAACTCGAAAAGGGCGATCGCTCGCGGGCCGTTGACCAGCCGGATCGCGCCGCAGCCCAGTAG
- a CDS encoding transcriptional repressor: MNMPHDPRIPPVAPLCSVFRRHLKSLDLKYTQERADILASVMERDGFFEPETLFLEMTRAGHRVSRATIYRTLRLLQDCGIIVPALVDAKQTRYELAYGRRPRNLLVCVRSGKVVEFESPELASLRDEICRRHGFAPIGHRVMVYGVSGENDAVPSHRATSREAPSDDRRPGGEPRVTSERAPGSASRSPRPRHSTNGGRSKPGASSRLRR, from the coding sequence ATGAACATGCCGCACGATCCCAGGATCCCGCCGGTTGCGCCGTTGTGTTCGGTGTTCCGCCGGCATCTGAAGTCGCTGGACCTCAAGTACACCCAGGAACGGGCGGACATTCTCGCTTCGGTCATGGAGCGCGATGGCTTCTTCGAACCGGAGACGCTCTTCCTTGAGATGACGCGCGCCGGTCATCGTGTCTCTCGCGCGACGATCTACCGCACGCTTCGATTGCTTCAGGATTGCGGCATCATCGTGCCCGCACTCGTCGATGCGAAGCAGACTCGATACGAACTCGCCTATGGTCGGCGGCCGCGCAATCTGCTCGTCTGCGTGCGCAGCGGCAAGGTCGTCGAGTTCGAGAGCCCCGAGCTCGCGTCCCTGCGTGACGAGATCTGCCGGCGTCACGGCTTCGCACCGATCGGTCACCGCGTGATGGTCTATGGCGTCTCCGGCGAGAACGATGCCGTACCGAGCCACCGTGCGACTTCTCGGGAGGCACCTTCCGATGATCGTCGACCGGGAGGCGAACCGCGAGTGACATCGGAGCGGGCGCCGGGCTCCGCGAGTCGCTCGCCGCGTCCACGCCACAGCACCAATGGCGGTCGATCGAAGCCTGGCGCGTCGTCGCGACTGCGGCGCTGA